The stretch of DNA CGTATGGGCCGAGATCACCCGCTACGGACTGGATTTGGTCGCGAGCCCCGAACTCGACACCGCCTACTGGCGGGCCGGCGACGAAGTCCACACCGGCACCGCAGACGCGATGATCGACCTGCTCGACGCCTCGATGACCGCGGTGCTTGCCGACGCCCGGCGGGTCCTGCCGCAACCGTACGACTACTTCCCACTGTCCGACGAGATCAAATCCCTCGATCAGATCAGCGTGGCCGAGAAGATCACCGAACAGGACCTCGACCCACAGCAGCGGGCACTGCTCGACGGCATGTGGGCCGTGAACTTCAGCGGCGACCCAACCCGCGCCGCGTACACCCAGGCACTGCGCTGGTGCGCGCTCTCCGGCGGCGACTGGAAGCTGATGTTCGAGGCGTGTGCCACCTACAAACTCGCCGGCGGCACCCAATCGTTGCTCGACGCCATCACCGCCGACGCCCCGACCGCTGATATCCGGTTGAACACCACCGTCACCGGGATCGACGAAACCGCCGACGGCGTCACCGTCACCTGCAGCGACGGCACGTCCCTCCACGGCCGACGGGTGATCCTCACGGTCCCGTTGAACATCCTGGGCACCATCGCGGTCACCCCTGCCCTCGGTCACGGTCTGTCCGCGCTCGCCGCCGAGGGGCAGGCGTCGAGCGGCGTGAAGGTCTGGATCCGGGTCAAAGGTGACGTCGGCAGGTTCGCCGCCCTCGCCGACAGCAACGCGGTGCTGAACTTCGTCCAGTACGAGTACCCGCTCGACGGGGACAGCCTGATCGTCGCGTTCGGCCCCCGCTCCGGTCTGATCGACCTCGACGATCCCCGCGCCGTGGAGGCCGAACTGCGGAAGTGGCGCCCCGATCTCGAGGTCGTCGCCGTCGATTCCCACGACTGGACCGCCGATCCCCTCTCCGGCGAGACGTGGCCGATGCTGGCCCCGAATCAGCTCGACGCCGTCGCCCACGCGGCCCGCGACACCACCCGGCGCACCCGGTTCGCCGGCAGCGACTACGCCCGCGGGTGGGCCGGCTTCATCGACGGCGCCATCGAATCCGGCATGCAGACCGCCCGCCAGATCATCACCGAACTCGAAAGCGAGAACTGACCCATGTCCTACTGCGCAGAGATCGTCCGTTTCACCCTCGCCGACTCCGACGTCGACACCTTCCTCGCACGCCGCCAGGACGCGATCAAGGAGGTCAAGGCGGCACACCCGAAGTTGTGGTCGGTGCCGATGTGCTCGCGCCGCGCCGACGGTAGGTGGGTGGACGTGTGGATCTACGAAACGGAGGAGGCTGCCAAGACCGCCAACGCCGACGCGGCAAACCTGCCGAAATTCCTGGCGATGGTCGAACTGCTCGACAACCTCGACATCGAAGCCACCCACATGCCCGCCGGCGCGGTCAGCCCCCTCTGATCATCAGCTCACAGACCCGGCCAGTGTTGTCAGGAATCGGCGCAGGTGCACGAGGGCGGCCTGGTTGAAGTCGGACTGGCCGAGGGTGAGCTGCTGGAAGATCAGCCCGTCCGCCGCCGCGATGAACGCGTGTGCCATCGACTCGTCGCAGTCGATTCCACCGGAAGCCAGTTCCTCGCGGAGGGCGCCTCGGTAGGTGCGGTAGAGCGCTTCGACGTGCGGGCGCAATTCCGGGCGGCGCCGTGATTCGAGGATCAGCTCGTACTGGAACGCTTGGTCGTCCGGATTCTCCTCGACCATCTGGATCAGGCCGGCAAAGATCGCGTCGATGTCACCGGTGCCCGGACGGGTGCTGATCGAGGCCACACTGTTCTCCACCGAGAACTCCAGCGCGGCCTCGAGCAGGGCGTCGCGGGTGCCGAAATGGTGTGCGACCAGACCGTGGGTCACCTTCGCCTCCCGGGCCACGGCCCGGTACGTCAGATTTCGTAAGCCCTGGCCGGCAACGACGTGGACCGCGGCGGCCAGAAGCGCGCGACGGCCCTCGCCATACCTCGGCGAACTTCCCGTCGGGGTGGGGTCGACAGCGGTCATGTCTCCTCGGTCTCAACTGGGCGGTTTGCACTCACGGCCACGCGACATCTATCCACTTGACTAGTTGTACAGGGTCGGGCATATTTGTGCCACCGGTCACATCTATCCAACTGGATATTTCGGTGGAGCGGCCGACGAGCCGGTACTCCCGCCGGCACCGTCCCGGACGGCAGCACCGGATGTTCCCGATCGCGAATCACTCCGCCGACGACTCCACATCTGCTCCCACTGCATGGAAGGCACCCACCATGTCCGACAATCGCGCGTCCCGTCCCCGCGACACGGGTGGCGCCGTCGCCCTCGTCACCGGTGGTGGCAGTGGCATCGGTGCGGCCACCGCGCAGGCGCTGACCGCCGCCGGGTGGACGGTCGTCATCTGCGGACGCCGCGCGCACGCCCTCGAGCGCGTAGCCGAGATCTCCGGAGCCCATCCGATGATCGCCGACACCACCGACGCCGACGCCGTGCGGACCTTGGTCGACGACACCGTTGACCGCTTCGGCCGCCTCGACGGGGTGGTACTCAACGCCGGCATCGTCCGGCCCGGTCCGGTGGCCGAGTTGTCCGAGTCCGACTGGTCGGCCATGGTCGAGACGAACCTCACCGCGCCCTACCGGCTGCTGCGTCTGGCGCTTCCGCACCTGATCGAATCCCGGGGTGCGGTGGTCGGGGTGTCCTCGGTCAGTGCACTGCGCGCCTCGGGCGGCAGCTGCGGCTACAACGCCACCAAGGCGGGCCTGACCATGCTGCTGCAGTCCGTCGCCATCGACTACGGACCACAAGGGGTCCGGGCAAACGTGGTGTGCCCCGGCTGGACCCGCACGGAAATGGCCGACGAGGAAATGGCCGAACTCGGCGGCGAGCGTGGCCTGGACACGGAGCAGGCGTACTCCCTCGCCTCGGCTTTCGTCCCGCTGACCCGTCCGGCGCGATCCGCGGAAGTGGCCGCCACCGTTGCCTGGCTGCTCTCCCCGGCGGCGTCGTACGTCAACGCCGCGGTACTGCCGGTCGACGGCGGACACAGCGCGGTCGATGTGGGCACCGTCGCCTTCGATCCGCGGTTCTCGCTCACCGCGGACCGGACCTGACCACCCTCGATTCACCGGCGAGGAATACCTATGGATCTACGGCGGGAAGGGCAGGGGACGTTGGGAACCCTCGACTTCATCCCTTGCTCCAATTCTGCCCTCGAGCAGGCCAATCCAACCTCCCTACTCCACGAGTGAAGGAAGAATCGATGTCCACCGCGTTGCTCAATGGCCGCATCTACACCGTCGACCCGGCCATCCCCTGGTCGGAGGCCGTGCTGATCGACAACGGCACCTTCACGGTCGTCGGCACCGACGCCGAGGTCCGCGCCGCCGCACCGGACGGGACCGAGTTCGTCGACCTCGGCGGCCGGATGGCGATGCCCGGGCTGCACGATGCCCACACCCACCTGCTGTTCAGTGGGCTGAAGTTTCGCTACGAGGCACGCCTGCCATCGGGCGGCACCCAGGCCGAGATCGTGCACGACCTTCACCACTGCCGGTGCGCCGAACTGGTCGAGGACGGTATCGAACCCTGGATCGTCGGCGGAGAATTCCTCCCCGCCGCATTCACCGAAGGCGAATTGGACCGCGCCTTCCTCGACGACGCCTTCCCCGACCAGCCGGTGTTCCTCTACGACTACACCATTCATCACGCCCTGGTGAACTCGAAGGCACTCGAAATCGCCGGACTGTCCGACGATTCGATCGACCCGCCCGGCGGCCGGTTGATCCGGCGGCCCGGTACGAACGAGCTGACCGGAGAACTCGTCGAGACGGCACGCTGGCCCGTGATGCGCGCCATGCCCGACTACCGCGCCGAGGTCTACCGCGACGCCGTCGCCTGGGCCGCCTCGGTGTGCCACCGGTACGGCATCACCTCGGTCCAGGAGGCCTCCGCGTCCCCGCAGGCCTTGGCCGCCTACCGGGACCTCGACCGGGCCGGCGCCCTGAACCTGCATGTCGCCGCCCACCTGGTCTGGCGGGAGGAGGGCTTCGGGATGGCCACCACCGCCGAACTCGACCGCACCATCGCCGAGCGCGAGTCCCTCGCCAGCGAGCACCTCGACACCGGGCGCATCAAGATCTGGCTCGACGGATCGCCCTTGCCGCCGCACATGACCCAGGCCGACCTCGACACCCACGGCAACATCGACGCCACGAACATCCTCGTCGCCGAAGATCAGCTCATCGAGGTCCTGAGCCGGTTCGACGCTGCCGGACTGTCGGTGAAAATCCACTGCGCCGACGAAGGTTCCGTGCGCGCCGCACTCGACGCATTCGAGGCCGTCCGCCGATCCAACGGCCCGCACGGCCCGGCGCACGAAATTGCGCACTGCCCGTTCATCCACGACGACGACTACAAGCGGTTCGGCCAGCTCAACCTCGTGGCCGAGATGTCGCCCGCAATCTGGCATCTCGATCTCCCCGGGCACGGGGAGGCCTTCAAGTTCCGAAGGATCCTCGATGCGGGTGCCACGATGACGATCGGCTCCGACTGGATCATCACCCCGAACCCCAATCTGTTCCCGGCCCTTCAGGGCATGCTGCAACACGGGCACGAGTCCGTCGACCTGCCCACCGCCGTGCAGCTGCTGACCGTCGGCGGCGCGAGGGTCGTCGGCCGCGACCGGATGCAGGGCACGATCGCCACCGGAAAGGCCGCGGACCTGATCGTGCTCGACCGCAACATCTTCGAGATCCCCACCGAGCAGATCGGGGACACACAGGTGCTGCGCACCATCTTCGAAGGACGCACCGTTTTCGAATCCGACAACCCTGCCAGCACAACGGAGAAGGACCACCATGACCAATTCTGACATCGACATCGTCCACGCCCTGTACAACGCCTGGAACCGCAGAGACATCGACGAGTGGGTCGCATCCTTCGCCCCGGACGCAACCTGGACGAATCTGCCCACCGGGGAGATCCACGCCGGACACCTCGGCATGGCCGACAACTATCGACACTGGGACGGCCCGTTCCCCGACGGACGTTGCGAGAAGCTGACGTTCGGCGGCGGGAACGGCGTCGTCGTCGCCGAATTCATCGCCGTCGGCACGCACACCGGCCCCATGCCCTCCCCCGACGGCGCCATCGATCCCACCGGACTCACTCTGTCAGTTCCCTTCTGCGACCTCCACCGAGTCGAAAACGGCCGAATCATCTCGACCCGACGCTACTGGGACCAACTCACCGTCCTCACCCAGCTCGGGCTCCGCTGACGCCGGGAACCCATTCGATTCCCTTTCCCCACACCACATCCCGGGTCCTGGGGAACTACCCGACTTCCCTTTCACAAAGGAACAACTGATGCCCCAGGCCCTGGACGGTCGACGCGTCCCATTCGACAGCACCGACCCCAACTCCACCGGACGAGTGGCCCTCATCGTCCTCTTCTCATCCGTGGTCGGCACGCTCCTTCTCATGGCACCCGCCGTGGCACACTGCTCGCCGTGCGCTTCCTCACCTCCCTCGCGGGGGGATCACTGATGGTCCTGTGCATGTCCCTCGCCGCCCAGACCACGGACCGCAACCGCGTCTACGGACTGTGGGTGATGGGGCAACTCCCCTTCGGCGCGATCGGGCTGGCCGTCCTCCCGAACTTCTTCGGCACCTTCGGGATCGGCATCGTGTACTGGGTTCTCGCCGCACTCATGATCGCCGTGCTCCCCCTCGTCCGCTTCCTGCCGCAACGCAACACGATCGCCGAGCACAGCAGTGACGAACACACCGGACCCACACCGAACTACGTCCTCCGAGCCGCCCTGGGCCTGATCGCGGTGCTCGCCTTCTACGTCAGCCTCAGCGGAATCTGGACCTTCATCGGCGGTATCGCCGGCGCGTCGATGATCGACACCGAAACCTCGAGCGTGATCTTGTCGATCGCCACCGTCCTCGGCATCGCCGGCTCCGCCGTCGCCACCGTCCTGGGATCGCGACCGAACACCCGAATCACCGTCCTCGTCGGCTACCTGGCGATGACCCTGTCCGTCGCCCTGCTGACAGGACTACCCGGCCTCCTCCGATTCACCGTAGCCGCGCTGCTGTTCAAGTTCACCTGGACCTTCATCCTCCCCTACATCATGTCCACCCTCTCCGGGCTGGACCGGTCCGGGCGGCTGGTGAACCTCGCGAACATCGCCATCGGCGGCGGATTCGCACTCGGCCCATTCATCGGCGGACGCCTCATCGAAAACACCGGAGGCTACGGGACACTGATCGCAGTCAGCGTCGCCGGGCTGC from Rhodococcus opacus B4 encodes:
- a CDS encoding TetR/AcrR family transcriptional regulator, which encodes MTAVDPTPTGSSPRYGEGRRALLAAAVHVVAGQGLRNLTYRAVAREAKVTHGLVAHHFGTRDALLEAALEFSVENSVASISTRPGTGDIDAIFAGLIQMVEENPDDQAFQYELILESRRRPELRPHVEALYRTYRGALREELASGGIDCDESMAHAFIAAADGLIFQQLTLGQSDFNQAALVHLRRFLTTLAGSVS
- a CDS encoding ester cyclase — protein: MTNSDIDIVHALYNAWNRRDIDEWVASFAPDATWTNLPTGEIHAGHLGMADNYRHWDGPFPDGRCEKLTFGGGNGVVVAEFIAVGTHTGPMPSPDGAIDPTGLTLSVPFCDLHRVENGRIISTRRYWDQLTVLTQLGLR
- a CDS encoding SDR family NAD(P)-dependent oxidoreductase, which encodes MSDNRASRPRDTGGAVALVTGGGSGIGAATAQALTAAGWTVVICGRRAHALERVAEISGAHPMIADTTDADAVRTLVDDTVDRFGRLDGVVLNAGIVRPGPVAELSESDWSAMVETNLTAPYRLLRLALPHLIESRGAVVGVSSVSALRASGGSCGYNATKAGLTMLLQSVAIDYGPQGVRANVVCPGWTRTEMADEEMAELGGERGLDTEQAYSLASAFVPLTRPARSAEVAATVAWLLSPAASYVNAAVLPVDGGHSAVDVGTVAFDPRFSLTADRT
- a CDS encoding amidohydrolase — encoded protein: MSTALLNGRIYTVDPAIPWSEAVLIDNGTFTVVGTDAEVRAAAPDGTEFVDLGGRMAMPGLHDAHTHLLFSGLKFRYEARLPSGGTQAEIVHDLHHCRCAELVEDGIEPWIVGGEFLPAAFTEGELDRAFLDDAFPDQPVFLYDYTIHHALVNSKALEIAGLSDDSIDPPGGRLIRRPGTNELTGELVETARWPVMRAMPDYRAEVYRDAVAWAASVCHRYGITSVQEASASPQALAAYRDLDRAGALNLHVAAHLVWREEGFGMATTAELDRTIAERESLASEHLDTGRIKIWLDGSPLPPHMTQADLDTHGNIDATNILVAEDQLIEVLSRFDAAGLSVKIHCADEGSVRAALDAFEAVRRSNGPHGPAHEIAHCPFIHDDDYKRFGQLNLVAEMSPAIWHLDLPGHGEAFKFRRILDAGATMTIGSDWIITPNPNLFPALQGMLQHGHESVDLPTAVQLLTVGGARVVGRDRMQGTIATGKAADLIVLDRNIFEIPTEQIGDTQVLRTIFEGRTVFESDNPASTTEKDHHDQF
- a CDS encoding flavin monoamine oxidase family protein — encoded protein: MPSQEIDMHHDTDVIIVGGGFAGITAARELTRRGIGATILEARDRLGGRTWTRDTALGRELDLGGTWVHWIQPHVWAEITRYGLDLVASPELDTAYWRAGDEVHTGTADAMIDLLDASMTAVLADARRVLPQPYDYFPLSDEIKSLDQISVAEKITEQDLDPQQRALLDGMWAVNFSGDPTRAAYTQALRWCALSGGDWKLMFEACATYKLAGGTQSLLDAITADAPTADIRLNTTVTGIDETADGVTVTCSDGTSLHGRRVILTVPLNILGTIAVTPALGHGLSALAAEGQASSGVKVWIRVKGDVGRFAALADSNAVLNFVQYEYPLDGDSLIVAFGPRSGLIDLDDPRAVEAELRKWRPDLEVVAVDSHDWTADPLSGETWPMLAPNQLDAVAHAARDTTRRTRFAGSDYARGWAGFIDGAIESGMQTARQIITELESEN